One window from the genome of Mucilaginibacter ginsenosidivorans encodes:
- a CDS encoding enoyl-CoA hydratase/isomerase family protein: MSMFENLLTHTDNRIHHIIINRAGKMNALNRNTLAELHTAVYDALNSNQVGGIIITGAGEKAFVAGADIAEFASFDSTKGEQLARHGHRTVFNMIENSSKPIIAAINGFALGGGLELALACHIRVASNNAKMGLPEVSLGLIPGYGGTQRLTRLVGRGRALEMILTGDMISAEDAHAYGLVNHVTAPEELLPAAEAIMNRILSRAPLALTAAIEAVNASTQNNIDGFETEIEKFARSFDTEDFKEGVAAFLEKRKPNFQGK, from the coding sequence ATGTCCATGTTCGAAAACCTGCTGACCCATACGGATAACCGCATCCACCACATCATCATCAACCGCGCGGGTAAGATGAACGCGCTTAACCGCAATACCCTCGCCGAACTGCATACCGCCGTTTATGACGCGTTGAACAGTAACCAGGTTGGTGGTATCATTATTACCGGTGCGGGCGAAAAAGCTTTTGTCGCAGGCGCTGATATTGCGGAATTTGCTTCTTTTGATTCAACAAAGGGCGAACAGTTGGCGCGTCACGGTCACCGTACAGTTTTCAATATGATAGAAAACAGCAGTAAGCCCATTATCGCTGCTATCAATGGTTTTGCCCTGGGCGGCGGACTGGAACTGGCTCTGGCCTGCCACATTCGTGTTGCGTCCAACAACGCCAAAATGGGCCTGCCCGAGGTAAGCCTGGGTTTGATACCGGGATACGGCGGTACACAGCGTTTGACCCGTTTGGTCGGTCGCGGTCGCGCGCTGGAAATGATATTGACCGGTGATATGATCTCTGCCGAAGATGCCCATGCCTACGGCCTGGTCAATCATGTAACAGCGCCCGAAGAACTATTGCCGGCAGCCGAGGCTATCATGAACCGGATACTATCCCGTGCTCCGCTTGCCCTCACGGCAGCTATCGAAGCGGTGAATGCTTCAACCCAAAATAACATCGACGGATTTGAGACCGAGATCGAAAAATTTGCCCGGTCGTTCGATACTGAAGACTTTAAGGAGGGTGTTGCCGCATTTCTCGAAAAACGAAAACCCAATTTTCAGGGTAAATAA
- a CDS encoding YtxH domain-containing protein translates to MSDNSKVVVALLAGLAAGAALGILFAPEKGAETRDKLTDSLKKLGDSIRETAANEIDNLVGFKDKVVDNIKSKIKSAEEEYQDDLEHA, encoded by the coding sequence ATGAGTGACAACTCGAAAGTAGTAGTTGCATTGCTTGCAGGGCTAGCGGCAGGAGCAGCGTTAGGGATATTATTCGCGCCTGAAAAAGGTGCTGAGACGAGGGATAAACTTACCGATTCGTTAAAGAAACTGGGCGACTCGATAAGAGAGACCGCAGCAAATGAGATCGACAACCTGGTAGGGTTTAAGGACAAAGTTGTCGATAACATTAAGAGCAAGATCAAATCGGCCGAAGAGGAATACCAGGACGACCTGGAACACGCATAA
- a CDS encoding N-acetylmuramoyl-L-alanine amidase — protein sequence MKKFTAFRLLPLAFILLAGCSPKGPYALTNKVYRHQSDSIAKVIEVAKPVALTDSTGAIVPSDFVGTVNFNMRKPNYVIIHFTAQDSIQQTLKTFTIVKTQVSAHYVVAKDGKVYHMLNDYLRAWQAGVSKWGSVTDMNSCSVGIEIDNNGSEPFTAAQVKSLVALLGYLKKTYNIPRANFIGHQDIAPLRKPDPGPYFPWQVMAQHGFGYWSDDVLELAPDNFDYATALRLIGYDTSNLKAAIVAFKRHFVQKDSSPVLSQLDLNVLYNVAGKY from the coding sequence ATGAAGAAGTTTACCGCCTTTCGCCTTTTACCTTTAGCCTTTATCCTCCTGGCAGGCTGCTCGCCCAAAGGCCCCTACGCGCTTACCAACAAGGTGTACAGGCACCAGTCGGATTCGATAGCCAAGGTGATAGAGGTGGCTAAACCCGTAGCACTGACGGACAGTACCGGGGCCATAGTACCGTCGGACTTTGTAGGGACGGTGAACTTTAACATGCGCAAGCCCAATTATGTGATCATCCATTTTACGGCCCAGGACAGTATCCAGCAAACGCTGAAGACCTTTACCATTGTAAAAACGCAGGTGAGCGCCCATTACGTGGTGGCCAAGGACGGCAAGGTGTACCACATGCTGAACGATTACCTGCGGGCCTGGCAGGCGGGTGTAAGCAAGTGGGGCAGCGTTACGGATATGAACAGCTGCTCGGTTGGCATCGAGATAGATAACAACGGCAGCGAGCCTTTTACCGCTGCGCAGGTAAAGAGCCTGGTGGCGCTGCTGGGGTACCTGAAAAAGACGTATAATATTCCACGGGCAAACTTTATAGGTCACCAGGATATAGCCCCCCTTCGCAAACCCGACCCGGGTCCGTACTTTCCATGGCAGGTGATGGCTCAGCACGGCTTTGGCTACTGGAGCGACGATGTGCTGGAGCTTGCCCCGGATAACTTCGACTATGCCACAGCCCTGCGCCTGATAGGCTACGACACCTCGAACCTGAAAGCCGCCATAGTGGCCTTTAAACGCCATTTTGTGCAAAAGGACAGCAGCCCGGTTTTAAGTCAGCTGGATTTGAATGTGCTGTATAATGTGGCGGGGAAGTATTGA
- a CDS encoding cobalamin B12-binding domain-containing protein, producing the protein MSNEFNRPIRVLVAKVGLDGHDRGARIIATSLRDAGMEVIYTGLRQTPEMVVNTALQEDVDAIGVSILSGAHMTVFPKIINLMKEKEMDDVLVTGGGIIPESDMAELKALGVGELFPPGTTTADIVKYITDWVHKHRNF; encoded by the coding sequence ATGAGTAACGAATTTAATCGCCCGATACGTGTACTGGTTGCCAAAGTGGGTCTTGACGGGCACGACCGCGGCGCGCGCATTATAGCTACCAGCCTGCGCGATGCCGGGATGGAGGTGATCTATACCGGCCTGCGGCAGACGCCCGAAATGGTGGTGAATACCGCTTTGCAGGAGGATGTAGATGCAATAGGTGTATCAATATTATCAGGGGCCCACATGACAGTGTTCCCAAAGATAATTAACCTGATGAAGGAAAAGGAAATGGATGATGTGCTGGTCACCGGTGGCGGTATTATACCCGAGAGCGATATGGCAGAGCTGAAAGCGTTAGGCGTTGGCGAACTTTTCCCGCCGGGAACTACAACGGCCGACATTGTAAAATATATTACAGATTGGGTGCATAAGCACCGCAATTTTTGA
- a CDS encoding glutamine--tRNA ligase/YqeY domain fusion protein, producing the protein MSEERSLNFIEEIVEEDISTGKYGGRVLTRFPPEPNGYLHIGHAKSICLNFGLALEYGGKTNLRFDDTNPVKEDVEYVDSIKEDVKWLGFEWANELYASDYFDQLYEFAVSLIKKGLAYVDDSTAEEIAAQKGTPTEPGKGNEYRNRSLEENLRLFAEMKDGKYPDGAKVLRAKIDLASPNMHMRDPLMYRIKHAHHHRTGDKWCIYPMYDFAHGESDAIEEITHSICTLEFIPHRPLYDWFIEKLDIFPSKQYEFARLNLNYTVMSKRKLLQLVEEKHVDGWDDPRMPTISGLRRRGYTPASIRDFCERIGVAKRENMIEMALLESCIREDLNKTAWRRMAVLDPIKLIITDYPEGKTETFVGENNPEAEDGEGTRELPFSRELWIEREDFMEEPPKKFFRLAVGNMVRLKSAYIVKCEGFTKDADGNVTEVHCTHVPNSLSGNDTSGINVKGTIHWVSVPHAKTAEVRLYDRLFRVEDPSNEDGDFKEYINPNSLQILPNAYIEPDLATAIPGKGYQFIRKGYFTLDKFSTPEKLIFNRTVTLKDGWVKK; encoded by the coding sequence ATGAGCGAAGAGCGGTCGTTAAATTTTATAGAAGAGATTGTTGAAGAAGATATCAGCACCGGCAAGTACGGCGGCCGGGTTTTGACCCGTTTCCCACCCGAGCCGAATGGTTACCTGCATATCGGTCATGCTAAATCCATTTGCCTCAACTTCGGTCTTGCGCTGGAATACGGCGGCAAAACCAACCTGCGCTTTGATGATACCAACCCGGTAAAGGAGGATGTGGAGTATGTGGACAGCATTAAGGAAGACGTAAAATGGCTGGGTTTTGAATGGGCCAATGAGCTGTATGCTTCTGACTACTTCGATCAGTTATATGAATTCGCGGTTTCGCTTATCAAAAAGGGGCTGGCTTATGTTGACGATAGTACTGCCGAGGAGATAGCCGCCCAAAAAGGTACGCCAACCGAACCGGGAAAGGGGAACGAATACCGCAACCGCAGCTTGGAGGAAAACCTGCGCCTGTTTGCCGAAATGAAGGACGGCAAATACCCCGACGGCGCTAAAGTGCTTCGGGCTAAAATAGACCTGGCATCGCCGAACATGCATATGCGCGACCCGCTGATGTACCGCATCAAACATGCACATCATCACCGCACGGGCGACAAATGGTGCATATACCCCATGTACGACTTTGCCCATGGCGAGTCGGATGCCATAGAGGAGATCACACATTCTATCTGTACGCTCGAGTTTATCCCGCACCGGCCGCTGTACGATTGGTTCATTGAAAAACTGGATATTTTCCCGTCCAAACAATACGAATTTGCCCGCCTCAACCTCAACTATACCGTAATGAGCAAGCGCAAGCTGCTGCAACTGGTGGAGGAAAAGCACGTTGACGGCTGGGACGACCCCCGTATGCCTACCATCAGCGGGTTGCGCCGCCGTGGTTATACGCCTGCTTCGATACGCGATTTTTGCGAGCGCATAGGCGTGGCCAAGCGCGAGAATATGATTGAAATGGCCCTTTTGGAGTCCTGCATCCGCGAGGATCTGAACAAGACCGCCTGGCGCCGTATGGCTGTGCTTGATCCTATAAAATTGATCATTACCGATTACCCCGAAGGCAAAACCGAAACTTTTGTGGGTGAGAACAACCCCGAAGCAGAAGATGGCGAAGGCACCCGCGAGCTGCCGTTCAGCCGCGAACTATGGATAGAACGCGAGGACTTTATGGAAGAGCCGCCGAAGAAGTTCTTCCGCCTGGCAGTGGGCAATATGGTAAGGCTGAAAAGCGCCTACATCGTTAAATGCGAAGGTTTCACCAAGGACGCTGACGGCAACGTAACTGAGGTGCATTGCACCCACGTGCCCAACTCGCTTTCGGGTAACGATACCAGCGGCATCAATGTGAAGGGCACCATCCATTGGGTGAGCGTACCGCACGCAAAAACCGCCGAAGTGCGCTTGTACGACCGCCTTTTCCGCGTGGAAGACCCCTCTAACGAGGATGGCGACTTTAAGGAATACATTAACCCCAATAGTTTACAAATACTGCCCAACGCTTACATTGAACCCGACCTGGCAACGGCTATACCCGGAAAAGGGTACCAGTTTATCCGAAAAGGGTACTTTACGCTGGATAAATTCTCGACGCCGGAGAAGTTGATATTCAACCGCACGGTGACCTTGAAGGACGGATGGGTGAAAAAGTGA
- a CDS encoding AI-2E family transporter yields the protein MSIFNHKQRNNIILASIIILACFLLYALSGLFSSILGAIILFTLFRPMYIGLAEKRGWNKTLVALLIIFISLIVIVIPFLALSIMVIQKISGLTRDSLPIQDWIYKIDIFSSQHLNQPKLAENTLQKASEYIAQLFPSILSSAVNIIITLLVMYFLLYFMFTQIREFEKGVLKFAPFREQHALKFAETLHNATYSNVLGQGIIAFVQGTLLAMGFYAFGIPDPIFWGVIGMFISFLPVVGAPTLTIPASIVLFANDHTMKGIFLLAYGLLFIGNVDNVLRMIINKRVGNTHPLITVIGVFIGIPLFGILGLVFGPLLLSYFLLLVEIYETNRMAAERLDRIRTNMDN from the coding sequence ATGTCCATTTTCAACCACAAACAGCGTAACAATATCATACTCGCCAGCATCATCATACTGGCCTGTTTCCTGTTGTATGCTTTGAGCGGGTTGTTTAGTTCCATATTGGGCGCCATTATACTGTTTACGCTGTTCAGGCCAATGTATATCGGCCTCGCCGAAAAACGGGGATGGAACAAAACGCTTGTGGCGCTGCTTATCATATTTATTTCACTTATAGTGATCGTTATCCCCTTCCTGGCGCTCAGTATTATGGTAATTCAGAAAATATCGGGCCTAACCAGGGATTCGCTCCCGATACAGGATTGGATATACAAGATCGATATTTTTTCAAGCCAGCATCTTAACCAGCCAAAACTTGCCGAGAATACGCTGCAAAAGGCCAGCGAGTACATAGCCCAGCTTTTCCCGTCCATCCTTAGCAGCGCTGTCAACATTATCATAACGCTGCTGGTGATGTATTTTCTCCTTTATTTTATGTTCACACAAATACGTGAGTTTGAAAAAGGGGTGCTTAAGTTCGCCCCTTTTCGCGAACAGCACGCCTTAAAATTTGCGGAGACACTGCATAATGCCACGTACAGCAATGTGCTTGGGCAGGGCATCATCGCCTTTGTGCAGGGCACCTTACTGGCTATGGGCTTTTATGCCTTTGGTATTCCCGACCCGATATTTTGGGGTGTGATAGGCATGTTCATCTCTTTTTTACCGGTGGTAGGCGCGCCTACGCTAACCATCCCGGCCAGTATAGTACTTTTTGCGAACGACCATACTATGAAAGGTATATTCCTGCTGGCATACGGGCTGCTTTTTATCGGTAATGTTGATAATGTATTGCGAATGATCATCAACAAGCGGGTTGGCAACACGCACCCACTTATAACAGTGATAGGCGTGTTTATTGGGATTCCGCTCTTTGGTATTTTGGGGTTGGTTTTCGGGCCACTGCTGTTGTCCTATTTCCTGCTTTTGGTTGAAATATATGAGACCAACCGTATGGCAGCCGAGAGATTGGACCGCATAAGGACCAACATGGACAATTAA
- a CDS encoding VOC family protein encodes MITFKRADHIHICVPPERLEEARKFYTDVVGLKLTHRPEVFKHPGYWFEIGNIGFHIGIEPGLLSTSRHSAFEVTNLAAAREQLESNGVKTYEEERLDDRERFFFLDPFGNRMELLEYSVK; translated from the coding sequence ATGATCACTTTTAAACGCGCCGACCATATCCATATCTGCGTTCCGCCCGAAAGGCTGGAGGAAGCGCGTAAATTTTATACCGATGTTGTTGGACTGAAATTAACGCACCGCCCGGAGGTTTTCAAACATCCCGGCTATTGGTTCGAAATTGGCAACATCGGCTTTCATATTGGTATTGAGCCGGGCCTGCTGAGTACGTCGCGCCATAGTGCTTTTGAAGTTACGAACCTGGCTGCGGCCCGTGAACAGCTCGAATCGAATGGCGTTAAAACTTATGAGGAAGAGCGTTTGGATGACAGGGAACGATTTTTCTTTCTCGATCCGTTTGGGAACCGGATGGAGCTATTGGAATATTCAGTCAAATAA
- the trmB gene encoding tRNA (guanosine(46)-N7)-methyltransferase TrmB yields the protein MGKDKLRRFAEVATFSNVVQLDAGMPYRGKWAADFFKNGNPVVLELACGKGEYTVNLAQLFPQRNFIGIDYKGNRIWRGAKDALEQGVANVGFLRIQIETLLDYFAEGEVDEIWITFPDPQPQLSREKKRLTSPRFLEKYKQVLKPGGFMNLKTDNDGLHAYTAEKIAEHNLILHIRTEDLYHSEFADEVLSIKTYYEKKYLKDNKNINYLKFSFQ from the coding sequence GTGGGAAAAGACAAACTCAGACGTTTCGCCGAAGTAGCGACTTTCAGCAATGTAGTACAACTGGATGCAGGAATGCCCTACAGGGGCAAGTGGGCAGCTGACTTTTTTAAAAACGGCAACCCCGTTGTGCTCGAACTTGCCTGTGGCAAGGGCGAATACACAGTTAATCTCGCTCAGCTTTTCCCGCAAAGGAATTTTATTGGCATCGACTATAAAGGCAACCGCATTTGGCGCGGCGCGAAAGATGCGCTGGAACAAGGGGTAGCCAACGTTGGTTTCCTCCGCATACAGATAGAAACACTGCTGGATTACTTTGCCGAAGGGGAGGTGGATGAGATATGGATAACCTTTCCCGACCCGCAGCCGCAGTTAAGCCGGGAGAAAAAGAGACTGACATCGCCGCGATTTTTGGAAAAATATAAGCAGGTGCTGAAGCCGGGCGGTTTTATGAACCTGAAAACGGATAATGACGGCTTGCACGCCTACACAGCCGAAAAAATTGCTGAACATAACCTGATACTTCATATCAGGACGGAAGACCTTTACCATTCCGAATTTGCCGATGAAGTGCTTTCTATCAAAACCTATTACGAGAAGAAATATTTAAAGGATAACAAGAACATTAACTACCTTAAGTTTTCATTCCAGTAA
- a CDS encoding DUF1624 domain-containing protein, which translates to MNATATITKNRITSIDLLRGTIMIIMALDHVRDYLFFGSFYFDPLDLTKTSGVLFFTRWITHFCAPIFLLLAGTSAYLMGRKKTKSELSVFLVKRGLWLVFLEMIVVNFGWNFNIAFPMFFFITIWALGVSMIALAALIHLPKRLLLVLSIVVIAGHNLLDNVHVPGNTLAGFGWSLVHDQQFFTWHNEMLLVGYPIVPLFALMSLGYCLGELFTSEFDSAKRKKVLSTVGFSALVLFVLLRYSNIYGDPVKWSTQKDGFFTFLSFLNVNKYPPSLLYVLLTIGSACVFLAFTEKLRNGLVNIVSVYGRVPMFYYLIHIYIIHLIAVISSAVTPGQDWHRWLMDKPIWFTTNLKGYGFSLPVTYLVWIGVVVGLYPLCKRYDAYKQKHKEKWWLSYL; encoded by the coding sequence ATGAACGCAACCGCAACCATCACAAAAAACAGGATAACTTCCATCGACTTGCTGCGCGGCACCATTATGATCATCATGGCGCTTGACCATGTGCGCGATTATTTATTTTTTGGCTCATTTTATTTCGACCCGCTCGATCTCACCAAAACAAGCGGCGTCCTTTTCTTCACCCGCTGGATAACGCATTTTTGCGCCCCGATATTTTTATTGCTCGCCGGTACCTCGGCCTACCTGATGGGCCGCAAGAAGACCAAAAGCGAACTATCGGTTTTCCTGGTGAAACGCGGCCTCTGGCTGGTTTTCCTGGAGATGATCGTCGTGAACTTTGGCTGGAACTTTAATATAGCGTTCCCTATGTTCTTTTTCATCACGATATGGGCACTGGGCGTTAGCATGATAGCATTGGCGGCGCTGATCCACCTGCCGAAAAGGCTTTTGCTCGTACTCAGCATCGTGGTTATCGCGGGTCATAATCTTTTGGATAATGTACATGTACCGGGAAATACACTGGCGGGTTTCGGCTGGTCGTTGGTGCACGATCAGCAATTTTTTACCTGGCATAACGAAATGCTTTTGGTTGGCTATCCTATTGTCCCGCTCTTTGCGTTAATGTCCCTGGGTTATTGCCTCGGCGAACTGTTCACATCGGAATTTGATTCCGCGAAGCGAAAAAAGGTATTATCAACCGTCGGATTTTCGGCCCTTGTGTTGTTCGTGCTGCTGCGGTACAGCAATATATACGGCGACCCGGTAAAGTGGAGCACGCAAAAGGACGGCTTTTTTACTTTCCTCTCGTTCCTGAATGTGAATAAATACCCACCGTCTTTATTGTACGTATTGCTAACCATCGGCTCGGCCTGCGTGTTCCTGGCGTTTACAGAAAAACTAAGGAACGGGTTGGTAAATATTGTGTCGGTTTACGGCCGTGTACCGATGTTCTATTACCTCATCCACATTTACATCATCCACCTTATTGCCGTTATATCATCTGCTGTAACGCCCGGGCAGGACTGGCACCGTTGGTTAATGGATAAACCGATATGGTTTACCACCAACCTGAAAGGTTACGGATTTTCATTACCGGTTACGTACCTGGTATGGATAGGCGTAGTAGTTGGCTTGTACCCGCTATGCAAACGGTATGATGCCTATAAACAAAAGCATAAAGAAAAGTGGTGGCTTAGTTATTTGTAA
- a CDS encoding sigma-54-dependent transcriptional regulator, which produces MKKILIIDDEVNVALLLSKFLTRNGFDVATAATGSSGLELLKNGSFDLVLCDFRLEDTDGREMLKSIKTQYPKTGVIIITGYSDIKMAVELIKMGAYDYITKPLYPDEILNTINKAFETHHALVDDPEPAINVTKPTNGKKPQLPNSEFVVGTSKAAKELARQIELVAPTNYSVIILGESGTGKESAAKNIHLHSQRANMPFIAMDCGSLTKELAASEFFGHEKGSFTGALYTKIGHFEMANGGTLFLDEVGNLSYDIQAALLRTVQERKVKRIGSTKEIDLDVRIIIATNENLQDGISKGRFREDLYHRFNEFTIYMPALRELGSDIMLLANHFLQIANAELGRNVTSFSPEVEECFMNYRWNGNIRELKNVVRRATLITEGDVIPLKALPLEISNFRASAAPVFESVAALSEIEQASVKESRHDLKNAAQEAEYDTILKVLREVNFNKTKAAEILNIDRKTLYNKMKAINLGK; this is translated from the coding sequence ATGAAGAAAATTCTCATCATTGATGATGAAGTTAATGTCGCGTTATTACTGTCAAAGTTTTTGACGCGTAACGGTTTTGACGTCGCTACAGCTGCCACTGGTTCGAGTGGTCTCGAATTACTAAAAAATGGTTCTTTCGACCTTGTCCTTTGCGACTTCCGCCTGGAAGACACCGACGGACGCGAGATGCTGAAGAGTATCAAAACCCAATACCCCAAAACAGGTGTTATCATCATCACCGGTTATTCTGATATTAAAATGGCCGTTGAGCTTATCAAGATGGGCGCTTACGATTATATCACCAAGCCGCTTTATCCCGATGAGATATTAAATACGATCAATAAGGCTTTCGAAACTCACCACGCGCTGGTAGACGACCCTGAACCTGCTATTAATGTTACCAAGCCTACAAATGGCAAAAAGCCACAATTACCCAATAGCGAATTTGTTGTGGGTACAAGCAAGGCTGCTAAAGAGCTTGCCCGCCAGATAGAGCTGGTTGCCCCAACCAATTACAGCGTAATTATTTTGGGCGAAAGCGGTACCGGTAAAGAATCAGCTGCTAAAAATATACACCTGCACAGCCAGCGCGCCAATATGCCTTTTATTGCGATGGACTGCGGATCGTTAACGAAGGAACTGGCCGCAAGTGAGTTTTTCGGGCACGAAAAAGGCTCGTTCACCGGTGCGTTATATACCAAGATAGGCCACTTTGAGATGGCCAACGGCGGTACCCTGTTTCTGGACGAAGTAGGTAACCTGTCGTATGATATTCAGGCGGCCCTGCTGCGTACCGTGCAGGAAAGGAAAGTAAAACGCATAGGAAGTACCAAGGAGATAGACCTGGATGTGCGCATTATCATAGCCACTAACGAAAACCTGCAGGACGGCATTTCCAAGGGTCGCTTCCGCGAGGACCTGTACCATCGCTTTAACGAGTTTACCATATACATGCCTGCATTGCGGGAACTGGGCAGCGATATTATGTTGCTGGCCAATCACTTTTTGCAAATAGCCAATGCCGAACTGGGCCGTAATGTCACCTCGTTCTCGCCCGAAGTGGAGGAATGTTTTATGAACTACAGGTGGAACGGCAACATCCGCGAACTTAAGAATGTTGTTCGCCGCGCCACCCTGATCACCGAGGGCGATGTGATCCCATTAAAGGCTCTCCCGCTGGAGATATCCAATTTCAGAGCCTCAGCTGCGCCGGTGTTCGAATCAGTAGCCGCATTGTCGGAGATTGAGCAGGCATCGGTAAAAGAAAGCAGGCACGACCTGAAAAACGCCGCACAGGAAGCCGAATATGATACCATATTGAAAGTGCTGCGCGAAGTAAACTTCAACAAAACAAAAGCTGCCGAAATTTTAAATATCGACCGGAAAACTCTTTACAATAAAATGAAAGCTATTAACTTAGGCAAGTAA
- a CDS encoding VOC family protein, with the protein METLAPNIFTRNIQETVALYTLLGFKVAMSVPEQGDELVWVMMVNGGVTIMFQTFDSLEEDLPEISRGNGGSLLLYINLKNIREFFESIKGRVKVLKGLEKTFYGATEFSILDNNNYVLTFAEHE; encoded by the coding sequence ATGGAAACTTTAGCGCCTAATATTTTTACGCGGAACATACAGGAAACCGTGGCCCTTTACACGCTGCTGGGATTTAAAGTAGCCATGTCGGTACCCGAGCAGGGCGACGAGCTGGTTTGGGTGATGATGGTGAACGGAGGGGTTACCATCATGTTCCAGACTTTCGATAGTTTGGAGGAAGATCTGCCGGAGATCAGCCGGGGCAACGGCGGATCGCTGCTGTTGTATATCAACCTGAAGAATATCCGGGAGTTTTTTGAATCTATAAAAGGCAGAGTGAAAGTATTGAAGGGCCTGGAAAAAACCTTTTATGGCGCTACCGAATTTTCTATATTGGACAACAATAATTATGTCCTCACTTTTGCCGAACACGAATGA
- a CDS encoding phage holin family protein has product MEEEQKESNTPPIIDQLKEYAETQIKLAKYEAIEKGSKMLGGFVVDFIVSVCFVLTFLFVSLAIAFALSSLFNSYWAGFGCMAAIYLIIALIMMNRKDRLKPKLTNMFIKNFFK; this is encoded by the coding sequence ATGGAAGAAGAACAAAAAGAATCCAATACACCGCCTATTATCGACCAGCTGAAGGAATACGCTGAGACACAAATAAAGCTGGCGAAATATGAGGCCATTGAGAAGGGGTCGAAGATGCTCGGCGGCTTTGTGGTGGATTTTATTGTGAGCGTTTGTTTTGTTCTTACCTTCCTTTTTGTGAGCCTTGCTATAGCATTCGCACTCTCCAGCCTGTTTAATTCATACTGGGCCGGTTTCGGGTGCATGGCCGCCATCTATCTGATCATCGCTTTGATCATGATGAACAGGAAAGACAGACTAAAGCCAAAGCTTACTAATATGTTCATTAAAAATTTCTTTAAGTAA
- a CDS encoding four helix bundle protein, with translation MFLHLNHQKLEVYTVARQFVKECYFATNQFPADERYALTQQIKRAALSVHLNIAEGSSRKSDAERKRYYEIARGSIIEVDAALDIAFDLNYCTAGNLQSLGLTLVKCFKYLSGLINSTST, from the coding sequence ATGTTTTTACACCTAAACCATCAAAAATTAGAGGTATATACCGTTGCGAGGCAATTTGTTAAGGAATGTTATTTCGCTACTAATCAATTCCCCGCAGATGAAAGGTACGCCTTAACACAACAAATTAAACGCGCTGCATTATCTGTGCACTTAAACATTGCAGAGGGAAGCTCCAGAAAATCGGATGCGGAACGCAAACGGTATTATGAAATAGCTAGGGGATCAATTATTGAGGTTGACGCCGCACTGGATATAGCATTTGATCTCAATTATTGTACAGCTGGGAACTTACAGTCTTTAGGATTGACTTTGGTTAAGTGCTTTAAATATTTAAGCGGACTTATCAATTCTACCTCAACCTAA
- a CDS encoding MGMT family protein, which translates to MPDYNFYDSVYQVVRLIPPGRVTSYGAVASYLGTKGSSRMVGYAMQACGNANPPVPAHRVVNRQGLLTAKFHFGGDRMAEMLRSEGVEVESDQVKDFKKVFWDPAIELEM; encoded by the coding sequence ATGCCCGACTATAATTTTTACGATTCGGTTTACCAGGTAGTTCGGTTAATTCCGCCGGGCAGGGTTACCTCTTACGGGGCTGTCGCCAGCTATTTAGGTACAAAGGGCTCCTCGCGCATGGTGGGTTATGCAATGCAGGCCTGTGGCAACGCCAACCCGCCGGTGCCTGCTCACAGGGTAGTTAACAGGCAGGGTTTGTTAACGGCGAAATTCCATTTTGGTGGCGACCGCATGGCTGAAATGCTTCGCAGCGAGGGTGTAGAAGTAGAGAGTGACCAGGTGAAGGATTTCAAAAAAGTTTTTTGGGACCCTGCAATAGAACTTGAGATGTAA